A window of Calliopsis andreniformis isolate RMS-2024a chromosome 3, iyCalAndr_principal, whole genome shotgun sequence contains these coding sequences:
- the Syt1 gene encoding synaptotagmin 1 isoform X2: MPAITKREAEKVPEEKPEEELVESTLKTLLSTDVEIKDGTEADVVTESAGQQFENKLENLGKEIAEEMGIPTWALVAILIAVGVIVLGICFCCIRRCCRKRRSKDGKKGLKGAVDLKSVQLLGSTYKDKPDMEELTDNAEESDEGESKQSEVKLGKLQYKLEYDFNTNALAVTVIRAEELPALDMGGTSDPYVKVYLLPDKKKKFETKVHRKTLNPVFNETFTFKGVPYADAMNKTLVFAIFDFDRFSKHDQIGEVKVPLCQVDLAQTIEEWRELQSVEGEGGQDNKLGDICFSLRYVPTAGKLTVVILEAKNLKKMDVGGLSDPYVKIALMQNGKRLKKKKTSIKKCTLNPYYNESFTFEVPFEQIQKVQLVVTVVDYDRIGTSEPIGKVILGYNANGTELRHWSDMLASPRRPIAQWHTLKDPEDGDKKD; this comes from the exons ATGCCTGCCATCACCAAAAGAGAAGCGGAGAAGGTGCCCGAGGAGAAGCCCGAAGAGGAGCTCGTCGAATCGACGTTAAAAACCCTCTTGAGCACAGACGTAGAAATAAAAGATG GGACGGAAGCGGATGTGGTCACCGAAAGTGCAGGGCAACAGTTCGAAAATAAACTGGAGAACCTTGGGAAAGAGATCGCGGAGGAGATGGGAATTCCAACATGGGCGCTTGTAGCGATTCTAATAG CCGTAGGCGTAATAGTTCTCGGAATCTGCTTCTGCTGCATAAGAAGATGTTGTCGCAAAAGGCGATCCAAGGACGGGAAGAAGGGCCTGAAGGGAGCGGTGGACCTGAAGTCCGTGCAACTACTGGGCAGCACGTACAAGGACAAG CCGGACATGGAGGAACTGACCGACAACGCGGAGGAATCGGACGAGGGTGAAAGCAAACAGAGTGAGGTGAAACTCGGGAAGCTTCAGTACAAG CTGGAGTACGACTTCAACACAAACGCGCTGGCAGTGACAGTGATAAGAGCTGAAGAGCTGCCAGCCTTGGACATGGGTGGCACGTCCGATCCGTATGTGAAGGTGTATCTACTGCCTGACAAGAAGAAGAAGTTCGAGACGAAAGTGCACAGGAAAACACTGAATCCTGTTTTCAACGAGACTTTCACATTCAAG GGCGTTCCTTACGCGGATGCTATGAACAAAACGCTTGTCTTTGCGATCTTCGACTTCGACAGGTTCTCCAAACACGACCAGATCGGTGAAGTGAAGGTTCCTCTTTGTCAGGTCGATTTAGCTCAAacaattgaggaatggagagagCTACAGAGCGTCGAGGGTGAGGGCGGTCAG gaTAATAAACTGGGTGACATTTGCTTCTCCCTTCGATACGTCCCAACGGCTGGCAAGTTGACAGTGGTTATTCTGGAAGCAAAGAACCTGAAGAAGATGGACGTCGGCGGTCTCTCAGATCCTTACGTAAAGATTGCTCTGATGCAGAATGGAAAGAGattgaagaaaaagaaaacgtCCATTAAGAAGTGCACTCTTAATCCATATTACAACGAatcattcacgtttgaggtacCCTTCGAGCAGATACAG AAAGTGCAATTGGTTGTCACGGTAGTCGACTATGATCGCATCGGCACCTCAGAACCCATTGGGAAGGTCATCTTGGGGTACAACGCGAACGGAACAGAGTTAAGACACTGGTCCGACATGTTGGCATCCCCGAGACGTCCTATCGCTCAATGGCACACGCTTAAGGACCCTGAGGACGGCGACAAGAAGGACTAA
- the LOC143177399 gene encoding lipase member H: MAMSVARCLLLVLLTLLCHHDVNSDTKTFKDLFNNTSCAKPPFECPHRQIEFYLYTRETQKKPLRLDVQKFDSLYYSKFNKSHPTKIIIHGFGGGRNLIPSPDIRKAYFSRGNYNIIIVDYGTLVREPCLSQIQWGPDFCSRCIAQLVRYLRDHPRGTRVENIHVLGYSVGAHIAGLIANYLPNDKLGRITGLDPTIFFYMNGNRSMDLDETDAHFVDVIHTGAGILGQWGPTGHVDFYVNGGSSQPGCATANLLQTLSCDHTKVTPYYIESITTKVGFWAAPCGNLFSYLIGWCKPKLEEYILMGEDAPHTARGIYYLSTNADKPYARGLPVKSQRTTSQKRSSSRQY; this comes from the exons ATGGCGATGAGTGTCGCGAGATGCTTGCTTCTCGTCCTCCTAACTTTGCTCTGTCACC ACGATGTGAACTCTGATACTAAAACGTTCAAAGATCTGTTCAACAACACATCCTGCGCGAAGCCGCCTTTTGAGTGTCCACATCGACAGATAGAATTTTATTTATACACGAG AGAGACACAGAAGAAACCTTTACGCTTGGATGTTCAAAAGTTCGATTCCTTGTATTATTCTAAATTTAACAAATCCCATCCCACGAAAATCATCATTCATGGTTTCGGCGGAGGCAGGAATTTGATACCCAGTCCTGATATTCGAAAag CGTATTTTTCGCGAGGCAATTACAATATTATAATCGTCGATTATGGTACGTTGGTACGCGAGCCCTGTCTATCACAGATACAGTGGGGTCCAGATTTCTGTTCACGATGTATTGCTCAATTGGTAAGGTACTTGAGGGATCATCCTCGTGGTACAAGGGTGGAGAATATACACGTGCTTGGGTACAGCGTGGGTGCACATATAGCCGGGCTCATTGCCAATTATTTGCCCAATGATAAACTCGGAAGGATCACAG GACTCGATCCGACCATATTTTTCTATATGAATGGAAACCGGTCGATGGATTTAGACGAGACGGATGCCCATTTTGTCGACGTGATCCACACCGGTGCTGGAATTTTGGGCCAGTGGGGGCCCACTGGCCACGTGGATTTCTATGTAAATGGCGGCTCGAGTCAGCCTGGATGTGCAACTGCCAACTTGCTTC AAACCCTGTCATGCGATCACACAAAGGTGACGCCTTATTACATAGAGTCGATCACGACGAAAGTGGGATTCTGGGCAGCACCCTGCGGAAATCTCTTCTCTTACCTGATCGGCTGGTGCAAGCCCAAGTTGGAGGAGTACATTCTAATGGGAGAGGACGCCCCTCATAC GGCACGAGGCATCTACTATCTCTCAACAAACGCAGACAAACCGTACGCCCGCGGTCTACCCGTAAAAAGCCAACGAACGACAAGTCAGAAGCGATCGTCCTCCCGCCAGTATTGA
- the Syt1 gene encoding synaptotagmin 1 isoform X1: MPAITKREAEKVPEEKPEEELVESTLKTLLSTDVEIKDGTEADVVTESAGQQFENKLENLGKEIAEEMGIPTWALVAILIAVGVIVLGICFCCIRRCCRKRRSKDGKKGLKGAVDLKSVQLLGSTYKDKVQPDMEELTDNAEESDEGESKQSEVKLGKLQYKLEYDFNTNALAVTVIRAEELPALDMGGTSDPYVKVYLLPDKKKKFETKVHRKTLNPVFNETFTFKGVPYADAMNKTLVFAIFDFDRFSKHDQIGEVKVPLCQVDLAQTIEEWRELQSVEGEGGQDNKLGDICFSLRYVPTAGKLTVVILEAKNLKKMDVGGLSDPYVKIALMQNGKRLKKKKTSIKKCTLNPYYNESFTFEVPFEQIQKVQLVVTVVDYDRIGTSEPIGKVILGYNANGTELRHWSDMLASPRRPIAQWHTLKDPEDGDKKD, from the exons ATGCCTGCCATCACCAAAAGAGAAGCGGAGAAGGTGCCCGAGGAGAAGCCCGAAGAGGAGCTCGTCGAATCGACGTTAAAAACCCTCTTGAGCACAGACGTAGAAATAAAAGATG GGACGGAAGCGGATGTGGTCACCGAAAGTGCAGGGCAACAGTTCGAAAATAAACTGGAGAACCTTGGGAAAGAGATCGCGGAGGAGATGGGAATTCCAACATGGGCGCTTGTAGCGATTCTAATAG CCGTAGGCGTAATAGTTCTCGGAATCTGCTTCTGCTGCATAAGAAGATGTTGTCGCAAAAGGCGATCCAAGGACGGGAAGAAGGGCCTGAAGGGAGCGGTGGACCTGAAGTCCGTGCAACTACTGGGCAGCACGTACAAGGACAAG GTCCAGCCGGACATGGAGGAACTGACCGACAACGCGGAGGAATCGGACGAGGGTGAAAGCAAACAGAGTGAGGTGAAACTCGGGAAGCTTCAGTACAAG CTGGAGTACGACTTCAACACAAACGCGCTGGCAGTGACAGTGATAAGAGCTGAAGAGCTGCCAGCCTTGGACATGGGTGGCACGTCCGATCCGTATGTGAAGGTGTATCTACTGCCTGACAAGAAGAAGAAGTTCGAGACGAAAGTGCACAGGAAAACACTGAATCCTGTTTTCAACGAGACTTTCACATTCAAG GGCGTTCCTTACGCGGATGCTATGAACAAAACGCTTGTCTTTGCGATCTTCGACTTCGACAGGTTCTCCAAACACGACCAGATCGGTGAAGTGAAGGTTCCTCTTTGTCAGGTCGATTTAGCTCAAacaattgaggaatggagagagCTACAGAGCGTCGAGGGTGAGGGCGGTCAG gaTAATAAACTGGGTGACATTTGCTTCTCCCTTCGATACGTCCCAACGGCTGGCAAGTTGACAGTGGTTATTCTGGAAGCAAAGAACCTGAAGAAGATGGACGTCGGCGGTCTCTCAGATCCTTACGTAAAGATTGCTCTGATGCAGAATGGAAAGAGattgaagaaaaagaaaacgtCCATTAAGAAGTGCACTCTTAATCCATATTACAACGAatcattcacgtttgaggtacCCTTCGAGCAGATACAG AAAGTGCAATTGGTTGTCACGGTAGTCGACTATGATCGCATCGGCACCTCAGAACCCATTGGGAAGGTCATCTTGGGGTACAACGCGAACGGAACAGAGTTAAGACACTGGTCCGACATGTTGGCATCCCCGAGACGTCCTATCGCTCAATGGCACACGCTTAAGGACCCTGAGGACGGCGACAAGAAGGACTAA
- the LOC143177182 gene encoding uncharacterized protein KIAA0513-like isoform X1 produces MVDITTALPSTGGASLIGRTRGALRSVKSALGGSGEYLQGLGSRIGSALSSSLEESELTTTTSTPPSSPQAPSQTAKPEDQLARRKFRPPRFGAGLSHEDYEAIARHKLEQQCRCMRKYPRGMTYEEIESSTTAANKKKEIKIEEDNDNDNDNSPDRDSQESIEPLQEEDIKATGPDPFDKLNYKTARAPTRYQTVVFRLDMPCSSDSTSDQDGYGPSTSLDSNMDGRRMWQRSGSSGSVQSWASSLSADSQSEEATADFMKSFVALLFDAPSSIDQEQKANFGRMVLTESGRIWFSRVVNSRRARPCVTEETFYSLAQHFAVALFECYEADDFGPAKSLMNMCFTFYHEVEVPGLEPYREYLYTHLRVQPIWTSMRFWTAAFFDAVQCERASRPVPPRPKSLDQEAIAAEDRKFQANIVFGQLGTFTCNMHAFGLSRTLCLEFLRKQCVIANLTKEQEKMLRDNIERMFDETEPWRSRDL; encoded by the exons ATGGTGGACATAACGACAGCTCTACCATCCACTGGTGGAGCGTCCCTAATTGGACGCACCAGAGGTGCACTCAGGTCTGTCAAGTCCGCGTTGGGGGGCAGTGGAGAGTACCTTCAGGGTCTGGGTAGCAGGATAGGCTCTGCTCTGAGCAGCAGTTTAGAAGAAAGCGAGTTGACCACGACCACGTCGACGCCGCCCTCTTCGCCACAAGCACCGTCTCAGACTGCCAAGCCGGAAGACCAGCTGGCTAGGAGGAAATTTCGACCTCCAAG ATTCGGGGCTGGATTATCGCACGAGGACTACGAGGCGATCGCCAGGCACAAACTGGAGCAGCAGTGCAGGTGTATGAGGAAATACCCCCGAGGTATGACCTACGAGGAAATAGAGTCATCGACGACGGCGGCGAACAAAAAGAAGGAGATCAAAATCGAGGAGGACAACGACAACGACAACGACAACAGCCCCGACAGGGACAGTCAAGAGAGCATAGAGCCTCTCCAGGAGGAGGACATCAAAGCGACAGGGCCTGACCCTTTCGACAAATTAAATTACAAAACAG CGAGGGCCCCGACCCGCTATCAGACGGTCGTTTTTCGTTTAG ATATGCCTTGTAGCAGCGATTCGACCAGCGATCAGGATGGCTATGGGCCTAGCACCAGCCTGGACTCGAACATGGACGGTCGTAGAATGTGGCAGAGATCGG GGTCTTCGGGATCGGTTCAGTCTTGGGCTTCCAGTTTATCTGCAGACAGCCAATCTGAAGAAGCTACAGCAGACTTCATGAAGTCGTTCGTGGCTCTTTTATTCGATGCTCCGAGCAGCATCGATCAGGAACAGAAGGCGAACTTTGGGCGAATGGTTCTC ACAGAATCTGGCAGAATATGGTTTTCCAGAGTAGTGAACTCGAGAAGAGCACGTCCTTGTGTCACAGAGGAAACCTTTTATTCCCTTGCACAACATTTTGCTGTGGCACTTTTCGAGTGCTACGAAGCCGACGATTTCGGGCCCGCCAAAAGTCTCATGAACATGTGCTTCACGTTTTATCACGAAG TCGAAGTGCCAGGACTGGAACCGTATCGTGAATATCTCTATACACATTTGCGAGTGCAACCGATATGGACATCGATGAGATTTTGGACAGCAGCATTCTTCGACGCTGTGCAATGCGAAAGGGCCTCCAGGCCAGTCCCACCGCGACCCAAGTCACTCGACCAAGAAGCAATCGCAGCGGAGGATCGCAAGTTTCAAGCTAACATCGTCTTCGGGCAGCTGGG GACGTTCACGTGTAACATGCATGCCTTTGGCCTTTCACGAACTTTGTGCCTAGAATTTCTTAGGAAGCAATGTGTAATTGCGAATTTAACGAAAG AGCAAGAGAAGATGTTGCGTGACAATATAGAAAGGATGTTCGACGAGACAGAGCCCTGGCGGTCTCGCGATCTTTGA
- the LOC143177182 gene encoding uncharacterized protein KIAA0513-like isoform X2, which translates to MVDITTALPSTGGASLIGRTRGALRSVKSALGGSGEYLQGLGSRIGSALSSSLEESELTTTTSTPPSSPQAPSQTAKPEDQLARRKFRPPRFGAGLSHEDYEAIARHKLEQQCRCMRKYPRGMTYEEIESSTTAANKKKEIKIEEDNDNDNDNSPDRDSQESIEPLQEEDIKATGPDPFDKLNYKTDMPCSSDSTSDQDGYGPSTSLDSNMDGRRMWQRSGSSGSVQSWASSLSADSQSEEATADFMKSFVALLFDAPSSIDQEQKANFGRMVLTESGRIWFSRVVNSRRARPCVTEETFYSLAQHFAVALFECYEADDFGPAKSLMNMCFTFYHEVEVPGLEPYREYLYTHLRVQPIWTSMRFWTAAFFDAVQCERASRPVPPRPKSLDQEAIAAEDRKFQANIVFGQLGTFTCNMHAFGLSRTLCLEFLRKQCVIANLTKEQEKMLRDNIERMFDETEPWRSRDL; encoded by the exons ATGGTGGACATAACGACAGCTCTACCATCCACTGGTGGAGCGTCCCTAATTGGACGCACCAGAGGTGCACTCAGGTCTGTCAAGTCCGCGTTGGGGGGCAGTGGAGAGTACCTTCAGGGTCTGGGTAGCAGGATAGGCTCTGCTCTGAGCAGCAGTTTAGAAGAAAGCGAGTTGACCACGACCACGTCGACGCCGCCCTCTTCGCCACAAGCACCGTCTCAGACTGCCAAGCCGGAAGACCAGCTGGCTAGGAGGAAATTTCGACCTCCAAG ATTCGGGGCTGGATTATCGCACGAGGACTACGAGGCGATCGCCAGGCACAAACTGGAGCAGCAGTGCAGGTGTATGAGGAAATACCCCCGAGGTATGACCTACGAGGAAATAGAGTCATCGACGACGGCGGCGAACAAAAAGAAGGAGATCAAAATCGAGGAGGACAACGACAACGACAACGACAACAGCCCCGACAGGGACAGTCAAGAGAGCATAGAGCCTCTCCAGGAGGAGGACATCAAAGCGACAGGGCCTGACCCTTTCGACAAATTAAATTACAAAACAG ATATGCCTTGTAGCAGCGATTCGACCAGCGATCAGGATGGCTATGGGCCTAGCACCAGCCTGGACTCGAACATGGACGGTCGTAGAATGTGGCAGAGATCGG GGTCTTCGGGATCGGTTCAGTCTTGGGCTTCCAGTTTATCTGCAGACAGCCAATCTGAAGAAGCTACAGCAGACTTCATGAAGTCGTTCGTGGCTCTTTTATTCGATGCTCCGAGCAGCATCGATCAGGAACAGAAGGCGAACTTTGGGCGAATGGTTCTC ACAGAATCTGGCAGAATATGGTTTTCCAGAGTAGTGAACTCGAGAAGAGCACGTCCTTGTGTCACAGAGGAAACCTTTTATTCCCTTGCACAACATTTTGCTGTGGCACTTTTCGAGTGCTACGAAGCCGACGATTTCGGGCCCGCCAAAAGTCTCATGAACATGTGCTTCACGTTTTATCACGAAG TCGAAGTGCCAGGACTGGAACCGTATCGTGAATATCTCTATACACATTTGCGAGTGCAACCGATATGGACATCGATGAGATTTTGGACAGCAGCATTCTTCGACGCTGTGCAATGCGAAAGGGCCTCCAGGCCAGTCCCACCGCGACCCAAGTCACTCGACCAAGAAGCAATCGCAGCGGAGGATCGCAAGTTTCAAGCTAACATCGTCTTCGGGCAGCTGGG GACGTTCACGTGTAACATGCATGCCTTTGGCCTTTCACGAACTTTGTGCCTAGAATTTCTTAGGAAGCAATGTGTAATTGCGAATTTAACGAAAG AGCAAGAGAAGATGTTGCGTGACAATATAGAAAGGATGTTCGACGAGACAGAGCCCTGGCGGTCTCGCGATCTTTGA